A genome region from Geodermatophilus bullaregiensis includes the following:
- a CDS encoding quinone oxidoreductase family protein, with product MRAVQITRFGGPEVLDVVDLPDPVPGDGQQLYEVSAAGVNFADTHQTEDSYLAPQQLPLVPGAEFVGRPAGGGERVVGLLEGGGYAEKVVANPRLTWAVPDAVTDEQALAVVLQGATAWHLLRTSAHLAAGESVVVIAGAGGVGSLAVQLARRWGAGRVIATASSPEKRALAEELGADATVDPALADDDPKTFAAALREANGGSRVDVVLEMTGGNVFDGSLSALAPFGRLVAYGMAGRRPPKPVQAPALMGTSRAVIGFWLAHCMSRPSMMDDAMTELLPLVADGALEPVGGGRYPLTAVREAHQDLLARRTTGKLVLDPSR from the coding sequence CGACCTCCCCGACCCCGTCCCCGGCGACGGCCAGCAGCTCTACGAGGTCTCAGCGGCCGGCGTCAACTTCGCCGACACCCACCAGACCGAGGACAGCTACCTCGCGCCGCAGCAGCTGCCGCTGGTCCCGGGCGCGGAGTTCGTCGGCCGTCCGGCCGGGGGCGGCGAGCGCGTCGTGGGTCTGCTCGAGGGCGGCGGGTACGCCGAGAAGGTGGTCGCCAACCCGCGGCTGACCTGGGCGGTGCCCGACGCGGTCACCGACGAGCAGGCCCTCGCCGTCGTCCTGCAGGGCGCCACCGCGTGGCACCTGCTGCGCACCAGCGCACACCTCGCCGCCGGGGAGTCCGTCGTCGTCATCGCCGGTGCCGGCGGAGTGGGCTCGCTCGCCGTCCAGCTGGCCCGCCGCTGGGGCGCCGGGCGGGTCATCGCCACGGCCTCGAGCCCGGAGAAGCGCGCGCTGGCCGAGGAGCTCGGCGCCGACGCCACCGTCGACCCCGCCCTCGCCGACGACGACCCGAAGACCTTCGCCGCCGCGCTGCGCGAGGCCAACGGCGGCAGCCGGGTCGACGTCGTCCTGGAGATGACCGGCGGCAACGTCTTCGACGGGTCGCTGTCCGCGCTGGCGCCCTTCGGCCGGCTGGTCGCCTACGGCATGGCCGGCCGCCGTCCGCCCAAGCCGGTGCAGGCGCCCGCGCTCATGGGCACCAGCCGCGCGGTGATCGGCTTCTGGCTAGCCCACTGCATGAGCCGCCCGTCGATGATGGACGACGCCATGACCGAGCTGCTGCCGCTCGTGGCCGACGGCGCCCTGGAGCCCGTCGGCGGCGGCCGGTACCCGCTGACCGCCGTCCGCGAGGCGCACCAGGACCTGCTGGCCCGCCGCACCACCGGCAAGCTCGTCCTCGACCCCTCCCGCTGA
- a CDS encoding maleylpyruvate isomerase family mycothiol-dependent enzyme, translated as METWAHGQDVVDAVGAARAPTGRLRHVAHLGVATLGWSHRVRGEEPPATPVRVELGAPDGGTWTWGPAGATDRVTGPALDFCLLVTQRRHRADLSLQATGPVADHWLDVAQAFAGPPGPGRRPRSPSGPPGS; from the coding sequence ATGGAGACCTGGGCGCACGGCCAGGACGTCGTCGACGCGGTCGGGGCCGCCCGGGCACCCACCGGCCGGCTGCGTCACGTCGCCCACCTCGGCGTCGCCACCCTCGGCTGGAGCCACCGCGTGCGCGGCGAGGAACCCCCCGCCACGCCCGTCCGGGTGGAGCTCGGCGCACCCGACGGCGGCACCTGGACCTGGGGCCCGGCCGGGGCCACCGACCGCGTCACCGGGCCGGCCCTGGACTTCTGCCTGCTCGTCACCCAGCGCCGGCACCGCGCCGACCTGTCGCTGCAGGCCACCGGTCCGGTCGCCGACCACTGGCTCGACGTCGCCCAGGCGTTCGCCGGCCCGCCGGGGCCGGGCCGCCGGCCACGGTCCCCCTCCGGTCCGCCCGGCTCCTGA
- a CDS encoding DinB family protein codes for MGVDMRALVADLAAESADLDRVLAALPDEAWAAPTPAAGWSVGDQVAHLAFFDEAATRAALDPAGFRAQAEALTADGEDLVEGVTAAHRGRSPADLLDWLRTARAGYLRVFGGLDPATPLPWYGPPMSAAAR; via the coding sequence ATGGGCGTGGACATGCGGGCGCTCGTCGCCGACCTGGCCGCCGAGTCCGCCGACCTCGACCGGGTGCTCGCCGCGCTGCCCGACGAGGCGTGGGCCGCGCCGACCCCGGCCGCCGGCTGGAGCGTCGGCGACCAGGTCGCCCACCTCGCCTTCTTCGACGAGGCCGCCACCCGCGCGGCGCTCGACCCCGCCGGCTTCCGGGCGCAGGCCGAGGCCCTCACGGCGGACGGCGAGGACCTCGTCGAGGGGGTCACCGCCGCCCACCGCGGCCGTTCCCCCGCCGACCTGCTCGACTGGCTGCGGACCGCGCGGGCCGGGTACCTGCGGGTGTTCGGCGGGCTCGACCCCGCGACGCCGCTGCCCTGGTACGGCCCGCCGATGAGCGCCGCCGCTCGGTGA
- a CDS encoding VWA domain-containing protein, producing MSFQSPLWLTALVPVVALAVLYVVRQLRRRVYAARFSQTGLASSLLPKRAGWVRHVAFGLTLAALLGLVLSLARPSTEVRVPRETATVVLALDVSLSMQAEDIEPSRFEAMKDAAADFVELLPPRINLGLVSFSGTASTLVAPTTDRDQVNGAISNLELSEATAIGEAIFTSLTTISTFQSSLDVAEGEDLPPARILLLSDGYNTVGRENTQAIAAAQGAGVEVSTIAFGTDYGSIEIGGEVTPVPIDRDALRQIAEETGGQYNEARTRAELEAVYDDLGSQIGYTTEPQDVSYWFVRVATLLLACGLGLAAWRLQRLF from the coding sequence GTGAGCTTCCAGTCACCGCTGTGGCTGACCGCGCTCGTCCCCGTCGTCGCGCTGGCCGTCCTGTACGTGGTCAGGCAGCTGCGCCGCCGGGTGTACGCGGCGCGGTTCAGCCAGACCGGGCTGGCGTCGAGCCTGCTGCCCAAGCGGGCCGGCTGGGTGCGGCACGTGGCCTTCGGCCTGACGCTGGCCGCGCTGCTCGGGCTGGTGCTCTCCCTCGCCCGGCCCAGCACCGAGGTGCGGGTGCCGCGCGAGACCGCGACGGTCGTGCTCGCCCTCGACGTCTCGCTGTCGATGCAGGCCGAGGACATCGAGCCCAGCCGGTTCGAGGCGATGAAGGACGCCGCCGCCGACTTCGTCGAGCTGCTGCCGCCGCGGATCAACCTGGGGCTGGTGTCGTTCTCCGGGACCGCCTCGACGCTGGTGGCCCCGACCACCGACCGCGACCAGGTCAACGGCGCCATCTCCAACCTGGAGCTGTCGGAGGCCACCGCGATCGGCGAGGCGATCTTCACCTCGCTGACGACGATCAGCACCTTCCAGTCCTCGCTCGACGTCGCGGAGGGGGAGGACCTGCCGCCGGCGCGGATCCTGCTGCTCTCCGACGGCTACAACACCGTGGGCCGCGAGAACACCCAGGCGATCGCCGCCGCCCAGGGGGCCGGGGTCGAGGTCTCGACCATCGCCTTCGGCACCGACTACGGCTCGATCGAGATCGGCGGCGAGGTGACGCCGGTGCCGATCGACCGCGACGCGCTGCGGCAGATCGCCGAGGAGACCGGCGGGCAGTACAACGAGGCCCGCACCCGCGCCGAGCTCGAGGCCGTCTACGACGACCTGGGCAGCCAGATCGGTTACACCACCGAGCCGCAGGACGTCTCGTACTGGTTCGTGCGGGTGGCCACCCTGCTGCTCGCCTGCGGGCTCGGGCTGGCCGCCTGGCGTCTGCAGCGGTTGTTCTGA
- a CDS encoding glycosyltransferase family 2 protein: MTQLVIQGQRRATDRVHLLARGGQSVPDISSLVPEEFGGPQARDEQRHATISCVIPAYNEESTIADVLTSLLSQTRPPDAIHVVINNTDDDTPEIAGQFVGEHVRVVKGESYLTVVHVHDIGENPDKKVGALNFGYFVSRGYDYILGVDGDTTLDRRCVEWLEKEMVTDPRIGGLSAIYTFDKTRVRGAMARFLVAGQRAQFAGFNMDNLVRGRNMAVLGGQCSLFSVRALEAVMYRHHQSAPWVRDSEVEDSKLSLQIKDAGFSTKISAHARAFVGPMTTLRALHGQQVKWNFGGIDLLWPGQRGDSKGQPLHPNLRLRWYENVSMLFNISARMGFLLLLAAALSIDAFVFNPVWLIPPAVAMLLNLRIALSMHDKSAVDIFYALLIAPAELYMWVRMGHFVTAWVQFFARVEKDNWAAQAAAERGRGSAYVMPAVCALATFLVLIYAWSQQSIGVQSAILSIGWPVLYLLTVLQTVFMVKKLVRRQRGFTV; encoded by the coding sequence GTGACCCAGCTCGTCATCCAGGGCCAGCGGCGGGCGACCGACCGCGTGCACCTGCTCGCCCGCGGCGGCCAGTCCGTCCCGGACATCAGCTCGCTGGTGCCCGAGGAGTTCGGCGGCCCGCAGGCCCGGGACGAGCAGCGGCACGCCACGATCAGCTGCGTCATCCCGGCCTACAACGAGGAGTCGACGATCGCCGACGTCCTCACCTCGCTGCTGTCGCAGACCCGACCGCCGGACGCGATCCACGTCGTCATCAACAACACCGACGACGACACCCCGGAGATCGCCGGCCAGTTCGTCGGCGAGCACGTCCGCGTGGTCAAGGGCGAGAGCTACCTGACCGTCGTCCACGTGCACGACATCGGCGAGAACCCCGACAAGAAGGTCGGCGCGCTCAACTTCGGCTACTTCGTCAGCCGCGGCTACGACTACATCCTCGGCGTCGACGGCGACACCACCCTCGACCGCCGCTGCGTCGAGTGGCTGGAGAAGGAGATGGTCACCGACCCGCGCATCGGCGGGCTCTCGGCCATCTACACCTTCGACAAGACCCGGGTGCGCGGCGCGATGGCGAGGTTCCTCGTCGCCGGCCAGCGGGCGCAGTTCGCCGGCTTCAACATGGACAACCTGGTCCGCGGCCGGAACATGGCGGTGCTCGGCGGGCAGTGCAGCCTGTTCAGCGTCCGCGCGCTGGAGGCGGTCATGTACCGCCACCACCAGTCCGCCCCGTGGGTGCGCGACTCCGAGGTCGAGGACTCCAAGCTCTCGCTGCAGATCAAGGACGCCGGCTTCAGCACCAAGATCAGCGCCCACGCCCGGGCGTTCGTCGGCCCGATGACCACGCTGCGGGCGCTGCACGGCCAGCAGGTGAAGTGGAACTTCGGCGGCATCGACCTGCTGTGGCCCGGTCAGCGCGGCGACAGCAAGGGCCAGCCGCTGCACCCCAACCTGCGGCTGCGCTGGTACGAGAACGTCTCGATGCTGTTCAACATCAGCGCCCGCATGGGGTTCCTGCTGCTGCTGGCCGCCGCCCTGTCGATCGACGCGTTCGTCTTCAACCCGGTCTGGCTGATCCCGCCGGCGGTGGCGATGCTGCTCAACCTGCGCATCGCGCTGTCGATGCACGACAAGAGCGCCGTCGACATCTTCTACGCGCTGCTGATCGCCCCGGCGGAGCTGTACATGTGGGTCCGCATGGGCCACTTCGTCACCGCGTGGGTGCAGTTCTTCGCCCGGGTGGAGAAGGACAACTGGGCGGCGCAGGCGGCGGCCGAGCGCGGCCGCGGCTCGGCCTACGTCATGCCGGCGGTCTGCGCGCTCGCCACGTTCCTCGTGCTCATCTACGCCTGGAGCCAGCAGAGCATCGGCGTCCAGTCGGCGATCCTGTCGATCGGCTGGCCGGTGCTGTACCTGCTCACGGTGCTGCAGACGGTGTTCATGGTGAAGAAGCTGGTCCGCCGCCAGCGCGGCTTCACGGTGTAG